One genomic window of Diospyros lotus cultivar Yz01 chromosome 8, ASM1463336v1, whole genome shotgun sequence includes the following:
- the LOC127807566 gene encoding glucan endo-1,3-beta-glucosidase 12-like yields the protein MASTSTPLARFLAAPVVLLLLLHGVSAVGINYGTLGNNLPPPKRVAQLLQSTLIDKVKIYDTNPEILQAFSNTGIDLIVAVENFHVANLSTAPSAADQWLASRVIPFLPATSVVSIAVGNEYLTADDPHLDPKTLIQAMQNLHAALASRGLDRKIKISTPHSMAVLASSFPPSSSTFAPNLIPTMNQILGFLADTSSPFMVNAYPYFAYRDNPSTINLQYALLGNATGVHDPKGFVYTNMLDAQIDAIRSAITSLGFGNRTVKITVSESGWPSKGEAGEAAAKPENAKIYNTRLIERAQSSKGTPMKPSEKVEIFVFALFNENKKKGGESERNFGIFNGDGSKVYEVDLSCEFCSGGEKLEFGEKAASAARGPSVWCVAKPHAEEKVVQAVLDYCCGPGGVDCREIYQHGDCFEPDKIHAHASYAMNAYYQMHGRNYWNCDFKGTGLVTFSDPSYGTCRYSGQ from the exons ATGGCTTCCACTTCCACACCCCTCGCCCGTTTCTTGGCCGCGCCGGTGGTGCTCCTCCTCCTGCTCCACGGCGTCTCCGCCGTTGGAATAAACTACGGCACTCTCGGAAACAACCTCCCTCCGCCCAAGCGAGTCGCCCAGCTCCTCCAGTCCACCCTCATCGACAAGGTCAAAATCTACGACACCAACCCCGAGATCCTCCAAGCCTTCTCCAACACCGGCATCGACCTCATCGTCGCCGTCGAAAACTTCCACGTCGCCAACCTAAGCACCGCCCCCTCCGCCGCCGACCAGTGGCTCGCCTCCCGCGTCATCCCCTTCCTCCCCGCCACCTCCGTCGTCTCCATCGCCGTCGGCAACGAGTACTTGACCGCCGATGACCCCCACCTCGACCCCAAAACCCTAATCCAAGCCATGCAGAATCTCCACGCCGCTCTGGCCTCTCGTGGCCTCGACCggaaaatcaagatctccactccACATAGCATGGCGGTTCTCGCGTcttccttcccgccttcttcTTCCACATTCGCTCCCAATCTCATCCCTACCATGAACCAAATTCTAGGGTTCTTGGCCGACACAAGTTCCCCTTTCATGGTCAATGCTTACCCGTATTTTGCTTACAGAGACAACCCTAGCACCATCAATCTCCAATACGCTTTGCTCGGAAACGCCACCGGCGTTCACGACCCGAAAGGATTTGTCTACACAAACATGTTGGACGCACAGATTGATGCTATTAGATCAGCTATTACTTCTCTCGGATTCGGCAACCGGACTGTGAAGATCACCGTGTCGGAGTCAGGCTGGCCGTCTAAGGGCGAGGCCGGGGAAGCGGCCGCCAAGCCGGAAAACGCCAAGATTTACAACACCAGGCTGATTGAGCGTGCGCAGTCCAGCAAAGGGACTCCGATGAAGCCCAGCGAGAAGGTGGAGATTTTCGTCTTCGCTTTGTTCAACGAGAACAAGAAGAAGGGCGGCGAGAGCGAGAGGAACTTTGGGATCTTCAATGGCGACGGCTCTAAG GTTTATGAAGTGGATTTGAGCTGCGAGTTCTGTAGCGGCGGCGAGAAGCTGGAGTTCGGGGAGAAGGCTGCCAGCGCGGCGAGAGGGCCGTCGGTCTGGTGCGTGGCGAAGCCGCACGCCGAGGAGAAGGTGGTTCAGGCAGTTCTGGATTACTGCTGCGGGCCGGGCGGCGTGGATTGCAGAGAGATCTACCAGCATGGGGATTGCTTTGAGCCGGACAAGATTCATGCGCATGCATCGTACGCCATGAATGCCTACTATCAGATGCATGGGAGGAACTACTGGAACTGTGATTTCAAGGGCACTGGTCTCGTCACCTTCAGCGATCCAA GCTATGGAACATGCCGCTACTCTGGACAGTAA